The bacterium genome has a segment encoding these proteins:
- a CDS encoding decaprenyl-phosphate phosphoribosyltransferase encodes MGRFKKSVASLLDWIIALRPKQWIKNVIVFAGLFFAEDISDVHKIVPAVLAFLLFCMVSSGGYLINDVLDRKKDALHPTKKLRPIASGRMPVVPALTLAGILLSAGIGLSLALRPAFGILIVFYVALTIIYSLLLKRIIILDVLVIASGFVLRAIGGTLAIEEAISSWLIICAIFLSLFLALTKRRSEIIALGENAATVRKTLAGYSPQFLDQMINTATAACLISYSLYTLDSNTVAKFGTRNLAFTLPFVMYGLFRYLFLVHHHNIGESPEAALLHDKPIILCIVLYVGTVAAIIYL; translated from the coding sequence ATGGGTCGCTTTAAAAAGAGCGTTGCAAGTTTGTTGGATTGGATAATCGCGCTGAGGCCCAAGCAGTGGATCAAAAACGTCATCGTTTTCGCCGGACTGTTTTTTGCGGAAGATATTTCCGATGTGCACAAAATTGTTCCAGCGGTGTTGGCGTTTCTTTTATTCTGCATGGTTTCCAGCGGCGGATATCTGATCAATGATGTGTTGGACCGGAAAAAGGACGCCCTGCATCCAACGAAAAAGCTTCGCCCCATCGCCTCCGGCCGGATGCCGGTGGTTCCGGCCCTGACCTTGGCAGGGATCCTGCTGTCGGCGGGCATCGGCTTGAGCCTTGCTCTCCGCCCGGCTTTCGGCATCCTGATCGTTTTCTATGTGGCCTTGACGATCATTTATTCCCTACTGCTCAAGCGGATTATCATACTGGATGTATTGGTGATCGCTTCCGGTTTTGTGTTGCGTGCCATCGGCGGCACGCTGGCCATCGAGGAGGCGATCTCATCTTGGCTGATCATCTGCGCCATCTTTCTCTCTCTCTTTCTGGCGTTGACCAAACGCCGCAGTGAGATCATCGCTCTGGGCGAGAACGCCGCGACGGTGCGGAAAACGCTTGCCGGTTACAGTCCGCAGTTCCTCGATCAGATGATCAACACAGCCACTGCGGCCTGCCTGATATCGTACAGCCTGTACACTCTGGACAGCAATACAGTGGCCAAATTCGGCACCCGCAATCTGGCCTTCACCCTGCCGTTTGTGATGTATGGTCTTTTTCGCTATCTTTTTCTGGTGCATCATCATAACATCGGAGAATCCCCGGAGGCAGCCCTGCTGCACGATAAGCCGATCATTCTCTGTATCGTTCTCTATGTGGGTACAGTAGCCGCTATCATTTATCTCTGA
- the murJ gene encoding murein biosynthesis integral membrane protein MurJ: protein MGAASGAGSAAQVGMGIFLSRIAGLIRDRVFAHFLGSSDAADAFKAAFRIPNMLQNLFGEGVLSASFIPVYARQLAEDKEEEASRTAGAIAAILGVVMSLLVLLGVVFTPILITVIAPGFVGAKRDLTIDLVRILFPGAGLLVLSAWCLGILNSHRRFFLSYSAPIFWNLVMIASQLGFGPRMGQEPLTVVYAWASVLGSALQFLLQLPTVLRLSRCLRLSLDFHLQSVKAVFHNFVPVFFGRGVTQISAFIDEMIASLLPTGALAGLGYAQTLYLLPVSLFGMSVSAAELPAMSSATGDPKEIARYLAARLNAGLRRIAYFIIPSSTAFLILGDVIVAAIYQTGHFVHRDVVFVWTILAGYAIGLLAATQSRLYSSAYYALRDARTPFRLAVVRVSVSAALGLLLALAAPRWLGLAPRWGVAGLTLAAGLASWMEFCLLRGKMKKKIDPTGLQPAYVLKLLACALAAALIAFLVKQMTAGLHPIWTAALVLSLYGGFYVFLTGVVGVMDRRIIDNLFRRVTGR from the coding sequence ATGGGCGCTGCGAGCGGCGCTGGATCAGCAGCCCAGGTCGGTATGGGAATTTTTCTCAGTCGCATTGCCGGCCTGATCCGCGATCGCGTTTTTGCCCATTTTCTCGGCAGTTCGGATGCGGCGGATGCCTTTAAAGCGGCGTTCCGAATTCCCAACATGCTGCAGAATCTTTTCGGCGAAGGCGTCCTCTCCGCATCGTTCATACCGGTGTACGCCCGTCAGCTCGCGGAGGACAAGGAGGAGGAGGCCAGCCGGACCGCTGGTGCGATTGCAGCGATCTTGGGCGTGGTCATGTCGCTCCTAGTGCTGCTGGGCGTGGTCTTTACGCCGATTTTAATCACAGTGATCGCACCCGGCTTTGTCGGCGCCAAGCGCGATCTGACCATTGATCTGGTGCGTATTCTCTTTCCCGGCGCCGGTTTGCTGGTCCTGTCCGCTTGGTGCCTGGGCATCCTCAACAGCCACCGCAGATTTTTTCTCTCCTATTCTGCACCGATCTTTTGGAATTTGGTTATGATCGCCAGCCAGCTCGGCTTTGGGCCGCGGATGGGGCAGGAGCCGCTCACGGTGGTCTATGCCTGGGCCTCGGTGCTGGGCAGCGCCTTGCAGTTTCTGCTGCAACTGCCTACTGTGTTGCGCCTAAGCCGCTGTTTGCGTCTGTCACTGGATTTTCATTTGCAGTCGGTCAAGGCTGTTTTTCACAATTTTGTGCCGGTGTTCTTCGGTCGTGGGGTCACTCAGATAAGTGCTTTTATCGATGAAATGATCGCCAGCCTGTTGCCCACCGGCGCACTGGCAGGTTTGGGGTATGCTCAGACCCTGTATCTGCTGCCGGTGAGTCTTTTCGGCATGTCGGTCTCTGCTGCAGAGTTGCCCGCCATGTCCAGTGCCACCGGTGATCCAAAGGAGATTGCGCGCTATCTCGCCGCCCGGCTCAACGCCGGTCTGCGGCGGATCGCCTATTTTATCATTCCGTCCAGCACGGCCTTTCTGATCTTAGGTGATGTCATTGTTGCTGCGATCTATCAGACCGGCCATTTTGTCCATCGCGATGTTGTTTTTGTCTGGACCATTCTGGCGGGCTATGCGATCGGCCTGTTAGCCGCTACACAGAGCCGGCTGTATTCATCCGCCTACTATGCGCTCCGTGATGCGCGTACGCCGTTTCGTTTGGCTGTGGTGCGTGTGTCGGTCAGCGCAGCGCTGGGTCTGCTATTGGCGTTGGCAGCGCCCAGGTGGCTGGGGTTGGCGCCCCGTTGGGGTGTGGCCGGCTTGACCTTGGCGGCAGGGCTTGCCAGCTGGATGGAGTTTTGCCTGCTGCGCGGTAAAATGAAAAAAAAGATAGACCCTACCGGTCTACAACCGGCCTACGTGCTTAAGCTGCTGGCCTGTGCGCTGGCAGCGGCGCTCATTGCGTTTCTCGTCAAACAGATGACCGCCGGACTGCATCCCATTTGGACTGCGGCGCTGGTGTTGAGCTTGTATGGCGGGTTCTATGTTTTCTTGACAGGGGTAGTGGGCGTGATGGATCGCAGAATCATCGACAATCTCTTCCGCCGCGTGACTGGCCGCTGA
- a CDS encoding tetratricopeptide repeat protein: MKAFSTLATTLLPVNRCANQPVKPVGRSRRRWTIVWLLVLCALAACTSSARKEEKEIKKLLATSAGYLNERGVAELKNGQYQAAVQYFHQALALTSYDPVLHNNLGVAFFRLGWLDSAIVSYKAAVRLRPHYFTAYRNLAGAYLAARNAHLALKAIDLALQHHEDAANYGLRATIHEELEQYEAAVRDYRSAVSLAPDSANLYNNLGALYFRLSRLDQAVEQFELALQKEPAHATAAFNLANALACQCRLEESRRYYEQALQHAPAMYEAENNLGLVLLALNDETGAIDRFYRAHAIKADADVVLYNLSLALARLDSLDAALMLIDRALQIQPDKAKYHQQRGAVLAQLQRHAEARRAFLQAIALDSTLAVSYNELGNAYYAAEEIGSALQAFQQALERYPDYVASRYLGKDGSRKHAYLDLLTGCDAASKISGEYAAVYLNLGKSYLALNQEQSAEQAFQKAVSLQPQRPEAYEWLAVLYQQRKEERKSRIMTAQGRFCRGRFALELDSLQAAERYGRQALQFHPRYADALALLAEICIKQARLNEAEAFLQRAMALDKRSEYLWLVQGDYHAQRRLHEEALAAYAKALQINPDSAPAHSRLAALLDSMERKEEAAMHQAEVHFLQGREFETAGQLDRSLREYGLAAALMQQQARYLTAQGLVYAKKHMNDEAEEILQRALQLDSLQAQAWYGLGVIYGDRGAYDRAIPPLQRATALDSLFGQAHYSLAVNYYFNQQPELARRHLSMARALGVAVRTELQEALQAP; encoded by the coding sequence ATGAAAGCTTTTTCGACTTTGGCCACAACTCTGCTGCCGGTCAACCGCTGTGCAAACCAGCCTGTAAAACCAGTCGGCCGGTCGCGGCGGCGCTGGACGATCGTTTGGCTGCTGGTTCTCTGTGCGCTGGCGGCGTGCACGTCGTCCGCCCGAAAGGAGGAAAAGGAGATCAAAAAGCTCCTCGCCACCTCCGCCGGCTATCTGAATGAAAGAGGCGTTGCGGAATTGAAGAACGGACAGTACCAGGCGGCGGTTCAGTACTTTCATCAGGCCCTGGCGTTGACCAGCTATGACCCGGTGCTGCACAATAACCTGGGAGTGGCTTTCTTCCGCCTGGGTTGGTTGGATTCGGCTATTGTTTCCTATAAAGCTGCGGTGCGTCTGCGTCCGCATTATTTTACGGCATACCGGAATCTCGCCGGCGCTTATCTGGCGGCGCGCAACGCGCATCTGGCGCTGAAGGCGATTGATCTGGCTTTGCAGCATCATGAGGACGCGGCCAATTACGGATTGCGGGCGACGATCCATGAAGAGCTGGAGCAATATGAGGCGGCTGTCCGCGATTATCGTTCGGCAGTTTCTCTGGCGCCTGATTCTGCGAACCTGTACAACAACCTCGGCGCGCTCTATTTCCGGCTGAGCCGTTTGGATCAGGCGGTGGAGCAGTTTGAGCTGGCGCTGCAGAAAGAACCGGCTCATGCGACCGCGGCTTTTAACCTGGCCAATGCTTTGGCCTGTCAATGCCGGCTGGAGGAGAGCCGCCGGTATTATGAACAAGCCCTGCAGCACGCGCCGGCCATGTATGAGGCGGAAAACAACCTTGGACTGGTGCTGCTGGCTTTGAACGACGAAACCGGAGCGATCGACCGATTTTACCGGGCCCATGCCATCAAGGCGGATGCCGATGTGGTGTTGTACAATTTATCTTTGGCGCTCGCCCGTCTGGATTCTCTGGATGCGGCCCTGATGCTGATCGATCGCGCTCTACAAATTCAACCCGACAAGGCAAAGTATCATCAACAGCGGGGAGCGGTGCTGGCGCAGCTGCAGCGCCATGCAGAGGCGCGCAGGGCTTTTCTGCAGGCGATCGCGCTGGATTCAACTCTGGCCGTCAGTTACAATGAACTGGGAAATGCCTATTATGCCGCTGAGGAGATCGGTTCAGCCCTGCAGGCTTTTCAGCAAGCGCTCGAACGCTATCCGGACTATGTGGCCTCGCGTTATCTGGGCAAGGATGGGAGCAGAAAGCATGCGTATCTCGATCTGCTCACCGGGTGCGATGCAGCCTCCAAGATCTCTGGAGAGTATGCTGCAGTCTATCTCAATCTCGGCAAGAGCTATTTGGCACTGAACCAGGAGCAATCGGCTGAACAGGCTTTTCAAAAAGCCGTTTCCTTGCAGCCGCAACGGCCTGAAGCCTATGAATGGCTCGCCGTGCTTTATCAGCAGCGCAAAGAGGAACGAAAAAGCCGGATCATGACCGCGCAGGGCCGTTTTTGCCGGGGTCGGTTTGCCCTGGAGCTTGATTCTCTGCAGGCGGCCGAGCGCTATGGCCGGCAGGCGTTGCAGTTTCATCCGCGGTATGCGGACGCGCTGGCGCTTCTGGCCGAGATCTGCATCAAACAGGCGAGGCTGAACGAGGCGGAGGCTTTTCTGCAGCGTGCGATGGCGCTGGACAAACGATCCGAATATCTATGGCTGGTTCAGGGGGATTATCATGCCCAGCGTCGGCTGCACGAAGAGGCTCTGGCAGCGTATGCAAAGGCGTTGCAGATCAATCCGGATTCTGCCCCCGCGCATAGCCGGCTCGCCGCGCTGTTGGATTCAATGGAAAGAAAGGAAGAAGCGGCCATGCATCAGGCGGAGGTCCATTTTCTGCAGGGCCGCGAGTTTGAAACAGCCGGTCAGTTGGATCGCAGTCTGCGCGAATACGGTCTGGCCGCTGCTTTGATGCAGCAGCAGGCCCGCTATCTCACTGCGCAGGGATTGGTCTATGCGAAAAAGCATATGAATGACGAGGCTGAAGAAATACTGCAGCGTGCGCTGCAGCTGGACTCGTTGCAAGCACAGGCCTGGTATGGTCTCGGCGTCATTTACGGCGACCGAGGCGCCTATGATCGTGCGATCCCCCCTCTACAAAGAGCGACCGCGTTGGATTCACTCTTCGGCCAAGCACATTATTCGCTGGCAGTGAATTATTATTTCAACCAGCAACCGGAGCTGGCGCGCCGCCATCTGTCCATGGCCCGGGCGCTGGGCGTCGCCGTCCGCACGGAGCTGCAGGAAGCGCTACAGGCGCCCTGA
- a CDS encoding manganese efflux pump yields MDLISTIFIAIGLSMDAFAVAISGSLTYGRIRQSQALKIGLAFGGFQALMPILGWLAGTQLRDLISSIDHWIAFLLLTTIGSRMIGQALDNSGKDKTVDILNSHILLALAVATSIDALVVGLSFAFLNTPIVTPALIIGSITFMLTLVGVDLGQKFGLYLGKKMEILGGAVLIAIGVKILIQHLFFNG; encoded by the coding sequence ATGGATCTCATCAGCACTATCTTTATCGCCATCGGCCTCTCCATGGACGCCTTTGCGGTGGCGATCAGCGGCAGTTTGACCTATGGACGCATCCGGCAAAGCCAAGCGCTGAAGATCGGGCTGGCCTTTGGCGGTTTTCAGGCCTTGATGCCCATCCTGGGATGGCTGGCAGGCACCCAACTGCGCGATCTCATCAGCAGCATTGATCATTGGATCGCATTCCTGCTGCTGACGACCATCGGCAGCCGGATGATCGGCCAAGCGTTGGATAACAGCGGCAAAGATAAAACCGTGGATATCCTCAACTCACACATTTTGCTCGCCCTGGCAGTCGCCACCAGCATCGACGCGCTGGTGGTCGGTCTCAGTTTCGCATTTTTAAATACACCGATCGTGACGCCGGCGCTGATCATCGGCAGCATCACCTTTATGCTCACGCTGGTTGGCGTGGATCTGGGACAAAAATTCGGCTTGTATCTGGGCAAAAAAATGGAAATCCTCGGCGGGGCGGTCCTGATCGCCATAGGCGTCAAAATCCTTATCCAGCATCTCTTCTTCAACGGGTAA
- a CDS encoding type 2 isopentenyl-diphosphate Delta-isomerase, with amino-acid sequence MNRSINNRKRQHIDVMLADSDVDRRKNYFDQILLAHRGLPEIDLDAVDTSIRFLGKQLSAPLLISSMTGGDDPLVRVINKNLALAAQATQVAMAVGSQRVMFIHPQARASFDLRRFAPSTLLFANLGAVQLNYGFGLQQCRTAVEVLQADALYLHLNPLQEAVQPEGNVNFAGLIRKIADLNHRLQQPVILKEVGAGLCLQDVRLALRHGLSYFDVAGSGGTSWSRIEHRRDRRKNSYNLGLTFQDWGIPTPLALQQLRPLRKRITLIGSGGVRSGIDVIKCMVLGASLVGLAFPFFKPAMKSPDAVIAVIRRLQREIKIGMFLLGITKADRLIHNDRLLLYAPTVEPTAPLNRR; translated from the coding sequence ATGAACCGATCCATCAACAACAGAAAAAGGCAGCATATCGATGTCATGCTGGCGGACAGCGACGTCGACAGACGAAAAAATTATTTTGACCAAATCCTGCTGGCGCATCGCGGCTTGCCGGAAATCGACCTGGACGCGGTGGACACTTCGATCCGTTTCCTGGGCAAACAACTGAGTGCGCCCCTGCTGATCTCTTCCATGACCGGCGGAGATGATCCGCTCGTCCGTGTGATCAATAAAAATTTAGCGCTGGCTGCACAGGCCACTCAAGTGGCTATGGCCGTGGGCTCGCAGCGGGTGATGTTCATCCATCCACAGGCGCGAGCCAGCTTTGATCTGCGCCGCTTTGCCCCCAGTACTCTGCTGTTCGCCAACCTGGGTGCGGTTCAACTCAACTATGGATTCGGCCTGCAACAATGCCGGACCGCCGTGGAGGTGCTGCAAGCCGACGCCCTCTATTTGCATCTTAATCCGCTGCAGGAAGCGGTGCAGCCCGAGGGCAATGTCAACTTTGCCGGTCTGATCAGAAAGATCGCCGATCTCAACCACCGGTTGCAGCAACCGGTCATCCTCAAAGAGGTCGGCGCCGGCCTCTGCCTGCAGGATGTACGTCTGGCGCTGCGCCACGGCCTGAGCTACTTCGACGTGGCCGGCAGCGGCGGCACCTCATGGAGCCGCATTGAACACCGGCGTGACCGGCGCAAGAATTCGTACAACCTCGGTCTGACTTTTCAAGATTGGGGTATTCCGACGCCGCTGGCGCTGCAGCAGCTCCGCCCCTTGCGCAAACGGATCACCCTTATCGGTTCCGGCGGTGTGCGCAGCGGCATCGATGTCATCAAATGCATGGTGCTGGGCGCTTCGCTGGTGGGCCTGGCATTTCCTTTTTTCAAGCCGGCGATGAAATCACCGGATGCCGTCATCGCCGTCATTCGCCGGCTGCAACGCGAGATTAAAATCGGCATGTTTCTGCTGGGAATCACCAAGGCCGACCGCTTGATTCACAATGACCGCCTGCTCCTCTATGCTCCGACGGTCGAACCCACCGCGCCGTTGAATCGACGCTGA